The proteins below come from a single Mustelus asterias unplaced genomic scaffold, sMusAst1.hap1.1 HAP1_SCAFFOLD_895, whole genome shotgun sequence genomic window:
- the LOC144487581 gene encoding serine protease 27-like yields the protein MKGLVAAFLASYIHLVQSQYSCGRPVTSNRIVGGHDSKDGAWPWQVSIHEGATHVCGGTLIDKHWVLTAAHCVFKEKVSKYIIYFGRYQQGGVNLHEKFSRVLMIQRHEGYIDEEHGNDIALLRLITTIDYTDHILPVCLPRSDLLIPCGAACWITGWGHIKEG from the exons ACATTCACTTGGTACAAAGTCAATATA GTTGTGGGCGTCCGGTGACCTCGAACCGGATTGTCGGCGGACATGATTCCAAAGACGGTGCTTGGCCGTGGCAGGTTAGCATTCACGAGGGAGCGACGCACGTTTGTGGGGGAACCCTCATTGACAAGCACTGGGTGTTGACGGCGGCGCACTGCGTCTTTAA GGAGAAGGTATCGAAGTACATTATCTACTTTGGACGATATCAGCAAGGGGGCGTGAATTTACATGAAAAGTTTTCCAGAGTGTTGATGATACAGAGACATGAAGGATACATTGACGAGGAACATGGGAATGATATTGCCTTGCTGCGGTTAATCACTACCATCGACTACACTGACCACATTCTGCCCGTCTGTCTCCCCCGCtctgacctcctgatcccctgtgGAGCCGCGTGCTGGATCACAGGCTGGGGACACATAAAGGAGGGAG